Genomic segment of Myxococcus stipitatus:
GCCTCCTGGATGGCGTCCTTCACCGGATGGGGGCCATCCAGGGGGAGCCTGCCGAAGGACTTCTCGAGCGCCTCGGGGTCCTCGTAGCCGGAGCACCGCAGGAGCCGCGCATGGTCTCCCTCCACCACCCAGAGCACGCCGCGCGCCGCGCCGACCGCCTCCACGCCTTGCTCGACGATGACCTCCGCCACGCGCTCGGCGGACAGCACGCGAGACAGCTCCGCCGTCACCCGCTGCAGCCGCGACAGCCTCCCCGCCGCCACCTCCGCCGCCTGCCGGGCCTGCTTCTCCGCCGCGTACGCGCGCGCCACATCCAGCGCCAGGGCCGCGCGGTCCGCGAGCTCCTGGAGGAGGAGCTGCTCGCCCGCGTCGACGGTGTGCTCGGCCTCCGCCGGGTCCTTCCACACGGTGAGGGTCCCCAGGCTCCGCCCGCGCGCGCGCAGCGGCAGCACCATCATCCGCGTGAAGGGGAAGTCCTTGAGCAGCCCGTGCTGCTGCGGCGGCAGCCACTCGCGCAGCGACTGCGGGTCCAGGTCCGGCACCCAGAGCGCCTCGCCCGTGCGCAGCACTTCGTGGGAAGGCCCCTCGTCCGCGCGCACCGCCGGGGGACTGAGCGTCTGGAACAACCGCCGAGCCTCCGGCGTGGCGGCGGCCGAGGCCACGGTGCGCAGCCAGTGGCCATCCTCGGACACCAGCCGCAGCGTGCATGCAGCACCCAGCAGCGGCACCACCAGCGCGCACAGCCGCTCCATGACGGCGGGGGGTTCCAGGCTGGCGTCGGCCAGCACGCGCGACGCCTCCGCCAGCAGGGCCAGCCGCTCCTCCACCTCCGGGGCGTGGGCCCCGAACTGCCGCGCATCTGAGTACCGGGATGCTGCCATGGTCATTGCGCCCCCGCGCCGGCATGGGAGCACGGGATGGTGGCGTGAGGCATGTCCCCGGTTGCCCTGCGGCCCTCCTTCATGGCTGGACAACATCCGCCCTTCCGGGACTGTTCGCTCCGGACGCACGCTCCGTCGCACACCTGCCGGCGGAGACGGGCCGGGGGAGGGTGTCGCACATGTGCGCACCCGGACGTTGGAATCCACGGAAGGGGGCGTCGGGTGGGTTGCTCCTCCCTAGGGTTCGGCTAAAGGGGGGGCCGTGAAAGACACCTCCACTGGTGCGCCGAGCGGGGAGGCGGTTCGGGAAGGCCCGGACACCTTCAAACGCACGGCGCTCCTGGCCCTCGGGGCCCTGGGCATCGTCTACGGTGATATCGGGACGAGCCCCCTGTACGCGTTGCGCGAGTGTTTCACCGGCCCGCACGGCATCGCACCCACTCCCACGAATGTGCTGGGGGTGCTGTCGCTCATCTTCTGGACCCTGCTCATCATCGTCTCGGTGAAGTACCTCATCTTCGTGATGCGGGCGGACAACCGGGGCGAGGGCGGCATCCTGGCGCTGATGGCGCTGGCCATGCAGCGGCAGCGGGGACAGTCCGCGCCCGTGGCCCGCCCGGTGCTCATCACCCTGGGCATCTTCGGCGCCGCGCTGCTCTACGGTGACGGCCTCATCACCCCGGCCATCACGGTGCTCAGCGCGGTGGAGGGCCTCAGCGTGGCCACGCCCGTGTTCGAGCCCTTCATCGTCCCCATCACCCTGGCCATCCTCACGATGCTCTTCGTGGTGCAGCGCCATGGCACCGCGCGCATCGGCTCCCTCTTCGGCCCGGTGATGTGCGTGTGGTTCTTCACGCTGGCCGCGTTGGGCGTGAAGGAGCTGGTGCACAACCCCGCCGTCCTGAGCGCGCTGTCGCCCGTGCACGGCGTCATGCTCCTGGTGCACAACGGCTGGCACGGCTTCCTGGTGCTGGGCGGCGTGTTCCTGGTGGTGACGGGCTGCGAGGCGCTCTACGCGGACATGGGCCACTTCGGGTGGAAGCCCATCCGCTGGGCCTGGTTCGGCGTGGTGCTGCCCTCGCTGATGCTCAACTACCTGGGCCAGGGCGCGCTCCTCCTGCGGGACGCGAGCGCCGCGCGCAACCCGTTCTACCTCCTGGCCCCGTCGTGGATGCTCTACCCGCTGGTGGCGCTGTCGGCCGTGGCGGGCATCATCGCGTCGCAGGCCCTCATCTCCGGCGCCTTCTCGCTCACCCGCCAGGCCATGCAGCTGGGCTACAGCCCGCGCATGGAGGTGGTGCACACCTCCGCGGAGGAGATGGGCCAGATTTATCTGCCCGGCATCAACTGGGCGCTGATGGTGGGCGTCTTCACGCTGGTGGTGACCTTCCGCTCCTCCAGCGCGCTGGCCTCCGCGTACGGCATCGCGGTGTCCACCACCATGGTCATCACCTCCATCATGGCCTACGTCGTGGCGCGCGAGCGCTGGGGCGTCAGCCGCGCCGTGGCCATCCCCGTCGCGGGCCTCTTCCTCACGGTGGAGCTGGCCCTCTTCAGCGCCAACGCGATGAAGCTGGCGGACGGCGGCTGGTTCCCGCTGCTTCTGGCCGTGGTCATCTTCACGCTGATGACCACGTGGAAGCGCGGCCGGGCCATCCTGGCCGCGAAGCTGCGCGCCTCCAGCATCCCCCTGAAGGAGCTGCTGGGCAGCTTCGGCGACCACCCGCCCCTGCGCGTGTCCGGCACCGCCATCTTCATGACGGGCAACGCGGAGGGCACGCCCCCGGCGCTCCTGCACAACCTGAAGCACAACAAGGTGCTGCACGAGCAGGTGGTGCTCCTGACCATCCTCTCGGAAGACGTGCCGCATGTCCCCGGCGCCGAGCGCGTGGTGGTGGAGCCCCTGGAGCAGGGCTTCGTCCGCGTGGTGGCCACCTACGGCTTCATGGAGAACCCCAGCATCCCGGACGTGCTCAAGCGCTGCCGGGAGAAGGGGCTCCAGTTCCAGCTCATGGGCACCAGCTTCTTCCTGGGCCGCGAGACGCTCATCCCCACCAAGCGCCCCGGCATGGCCGTGTGGCGCGAGGCCCTCTTCTCCTGGATGAGCCGGAACGCTCGCAGTGCGACCGCCTACTTCCGGATTCCCCCCAACCGCGTGGTGGAGCTGGGCAGTCAGGTGGAGCTGTAATCCCCGCCTTCTTCGGCCCCAGGCCCTCTTCGTGAGGGCCGGGGCCGGGAAAATGCGCGGGAAATTCCTTGCGCGCCGGCGCGCCTCCACCCGTGTCCTTCCGGGTGGAAAAGCCGCCCGGATTGGAATCGTTCTGAATCACCATCACTTCTCCTACGGTGTCCAGAAAGACGCACTGCGTCTGACGCCTCAGTGATGGTGTAACTCTTCGGAAACACGGCGATGGGTTGAGCGATAATGGGGTGGAACCTACCCCGTGAGGCGCCCTGATGCTGCGCGGCGAGTGTGGGTTTCTGGAGGTTCGGCGGTCACTCCAGGTGACATGGAGACGGTGTTTTTGTCCCGCTCCGGCGTAAAATTACCGCCCACCAGCAACAAATCACGCGTCGCGGCGAGAATATTTTCACCAGACAGAAAAAGTCCTGTACTGGCGGAAGTATCTTCGTTTACAGTGCTTTCAGGTGTCGCGCAGAACCCCCGTGTCCGAACTGAGGTCAGCCCCCATGCTCGACGTCGCCCCCCACGCCGCCGCCTCGCTCCTCTCCTCTGGTCTGTCTTCGGTTTCGCCCGCGGTGACGCCGTGGACGGAGCAGCCGCAGCGCGACTGGTCGAACCTGGCGCCGCACACGGTGCTGACGGCCGCGGAGCTGTACCCGCGCATCTGCGTGAGGGACCCGTACTTCGCGCTGAAGGACGTGACGGTGATGGGGCAGGGCGAGGTGGTCGCGCGCATCCCGGTGCAGCAGGACCCGGACGCGGAAGCGGGCATCATCGGCATCGCGGAGGCCGGCCGCCACATGGCCATCCTGGGCTCGTGCGCCGCGGCGCTGGTGACGCCCAAGGACGGGCAGCACTTCTACCTGGCGTGCGGCGCGCGCGGTGAGTGGCTGAACCGCGGGGCGACGGGCCGCGCCACGGATCTGCTCTGGGGCCTGGCGCAGGCGTCCCTCACGGGCAAGCGCACGGCCACCGCGCGCACGCTGCTGTCCAACTCGGACGGCACCCCGGTGTTCCGCCTGGAGGTGGACTACAACGTCCTCTCCGCCGCCGCCTTCACCCGCCTCTTCGGCGAGGCGCGCGTGGACATGCGCCGCGAGCCCCGTCGCGACGACGGCGTGCAGCGCACCCCCGAGGAGTGGGCGCGGATGCGGCAGAACCCCTACTCGAAGGCGCTGGCGCTGCACGACTGGCGCCCGGACGGTGAGAGCCTCACCGCCTCGCTGGGCCCGGTGACGGTGGACCTGTGCAAGGGCCACTTCGCCCTGCACCCGGTGATGCCCGTGGCGGTGGTGGCCAGCGGCATGACGCGCGTGGCGACCACGCTGCTGCGCAAGCTGGAGGGGGCGCCGTGGGCCCGCGTCCTGGCCAAGGACGTGCGCCTGAAGGCGGACAGCCTGGCCTACGCCGGCCAGACGGTGACGTTCGGCGCGGCGCGCCGCTCGCACGAGGGCGCCGACCACACCTTCACGTGCCAGGCCTCCGTCGGTGAGCGCGTCGTCGCGGAGCTGGACGTCACCTTCGAGCGCGTGGAGTAGTCACTCCCAGGTGATGTCGTAGTCCACGCGGTCGATGCCCTGGGGATGGGCCTTCGCCGTGCCCTTGAGTCCCAGGACCTTGAGCGCGCCGGTGAGGATGCCCTCGTGGTACGCGGGGGGCAGCATGTCCCGCCGGACGCGAAGCGTGCCGGACTTGGGCCCCGTCGTCACATACTCGCGGGTGCCGTACGTGACGGCCGCGCTGTAGCCCATCTGCGCTCCGGAGAAGAGCTTCTGCGGGTCTCCCCGGGAGATGATGCCGAAGATGAGCATCCCCGGGCCGGTGGAGTAGCGCGTGACGTTGGACTCGCCGCACGCGTGGTACACGGCGTCCTCCGTCCCCATCTCCTGCTCGAGCGCGTCCGCCGCGACGTAGAGCAGGTTCAGGAACTCGCGCACGGAATAGGTGCGCAGGTCCGAGTAGTCCTTGGCCAGCTCGCCCACGCGCACCTTCTCCAGCGCGGCCAGGCCCGCCTTCTGCTGGATGAGGCTGAACACGGCCTTGAAGAACAGCCCGCGCACCGCGTCGCCGGGCTGGGTGGCCGCGAGCCTCGCGGCGAGCTCGGCCTTGTTGGACGGCATGTCTCCTCTCCTCCTCCAGCCCCTGGGACACGAAGTGGCGTGGAGCTTAGCCTCACGGCGAAAGCGGGGGCACCACCTCATCCAGCAGCACGGGCGCGAAGCCGGCCGCGTCGCATGACGCCAGCACGTAGCGCACGCCGGCCCGCTCTCCGGTGAAGCCCGCGGGGATGCCGGTGGAGTGCAGGTGGCCGTACACGCAGACCTTGGGCTGGAAGGCCTCGATGGGGGCGCTGAAGGCGGTGGCCTTCTCGTTGGCGTACAGCGGCGGGAAGTGCACCGCGGCCACGCGCACCAGCGGCGTGGGGCTGGCGGCCTCCTTCTTCTTCGCGTCCTCGATGGAGGTCGCCAGGCGCCGCGTCTCCCGCTCCACGTAGCCCAGCTCCATGGGCTCATCGCCCATCTCTCCGCCGGGCATGGGAGGCGCCTCGGGCGCGGTCCACAGCCGCGTTCCCGCAATCACCCAGGGCCCCATGACGGCGGCGCTGTTGTGCAGGAAGGCCTCCAGCGTGCGGAACGGCTCCAGGAGCTTGCGCAGCTTCGACGCCGAGTCGCCCCACCAATAGTCATGGTTGCCGCGCACCAGCACCTTGCGCCCCGGCCGCGCGTCCAGCCACGCCAGGTCGTCCATCACCTCGTGGGGGCGCGTGGCCCAGGAGATGTCACCAGCGACGATGACCACATCCTCGGGCCTCACCCGCTCGTCCCAGGCGCGCTGGAGGGGGAGGGGATGGTCCATCCACCCGAAGCGCTGCATGTCCTTCTGCCGGGTGGAGGGGAGGTGGGTGTCGCCGATTCCGAAGAGCCGCATGGGCCTCTCATAGCGGATGACGTGGCCTCCGGGACTCGTTTCCGGTCTGGCGCGAAAAGATGGAAGCCATGAAAATATGTGTAACGACTTTTTACGTATCGCCTGTCTTGAAACACGCCACTGCGACAGCTCCGGCCATTTCTGGGGGTGGAGGCGGGTGGTTTGGTGTGGGGCTCATCCTGATTTCAAGGGGTTGAAATGTTGAGTTGGGAATCGGGGGTTGAGAACCCGTGAGTGAGGTGGAGCATGGATGCACCACCTGGCCCGGCGTCTCCCGGCGAAACACGGGGAATTCCTGGTTGGCATGCATGGTGCTCAAGGCGGGCGGCTGTACCGCGCCCAATGACGGGTGCGGAACGCAGAGCTGCTTGACCCCCCGAAGGAGCTCCATCCCCATGCACGTGTTGAGCAAGACGTTCGCGGCGACCGCCGCCGCGCTGGCGTTGTCCGCCTGCGGACCCCAGCCCCAGCAGGAGACGCCGCCCCCCGAGGCCCCTCCCGCGGCGGAAGCGCCGGCGCAGACGGCGGAGGACATCGCGGCCGAGGCCCACGACGCGGCCCGCCGCACGCCGGAGGAGCTGGACGCGCTGTTCGCCCAGGCGGCGCGCGAGTTCGATGTTCCGGTGAGCCTGCTCAAGGCCATCTCCTATGTGGAGACGCGCTTCGAGCACATCCAGGGTGAAGAGGAGTTCGAGGGCCGTCCCGCCGCGTTCGGCCTCATGGCCTTGCGCGGCGACAAGCTGACGGACGGCGCGGCGCTGGCGGGGGTGTCCGTCGCGGCGGTGCGCGACGAGCCTCTGGCCAACCTCCGCGCGGGCGCGGCGCTCCTGTCGAAGTACGCCACGGAAGAGGGCTTCGACCGGAAGGACCTGGGCGCGTGGGCCACGGCGGTGGTGAAGCTGTCGGACATCACCGACGCGGAGGCGCAGGCCAGCTACATCCACAACGAGGTGTACTCGGCGCTGCGCGAGGGCGCGGGTGCCTTCACGCCGCGAGGCAAGGTGGCGGTGTCGCTGGAGGGCTCGAAGGTGGAGGCGAAGTTCGCCCTGCCGAAGCTCCAGGCGGGGCTGGCGGCGCTGGCTCCGGACTACGCGCCGGCCATCTGGCGTCCGTCGCCCAACTACAACGCCCGGCCCTCGGGCACGAACGTGTCGATGATCATCATCCACACCTGTGAGGGCGGCTACTCCGGGTGCTGGGGCTGGCTGACCAACTCCGCGGCCGGCGTGAGCGCGCACTACGTCGTCAACGAGAGCGGCAGCGAAGTCTCGCAGTTGGTGCGCGAGTCCGACCGCGCCTGGCACGTGGGTGCCAGCTACAGCTGCAGCCTCAACGGCAACGTGGACTGCGGCCTCAACGGCACCTCGGTGAACCACTTCTCCGTGGGCATCGAGCACGGCGGCTACGCCAGCCAGGCCTCCTTCCCCGCGGGCCAGATTGACACCTCGGCGAAGCTGTCCTGCGACATCTCCAAGGGCCAGGGCATCACCCGCGACAGCTACCACATCGTCGCGCACGGCCGGCTCCAGCCGTCGTCCCGCACGGACCCGGGTCCCAACTGGCCGTGGAGCAGCTACATCAGCAAGATCAAGAGCTACTGCGGCGACGGCGGCAGCACGGGCACCATCGTCGTGGACAGCCACAACGCGAACAACGACTCGGCCAAGGCGCGCACGGACGTGCCGGCGTCGTGGGCGTCGGGCACCAGCGCGGGCTACTACGGCAGCGGCTACTACTACGCCTCCACGCAGCCCATCTCCGAGCCGGTGGTGTTCAACTTCTACATGCCGGCGGCGGGCACGCGGACCATCGACGCGTGGTGGGTGTCGGGCACGAACCGCTCGCCCTCCGCGCCGTTCATCATCACCCACTCGGGTGGCAACAGCACGGTGACGGTGAACCAGCAGGCCAACGGCAGCACGTGGAACGCGCTGGGCACGTACTCGTTCCCCGCGGGCTGGAACAAGGTGCAGCTCAGCCGCTGGGCCACCGAGGGCTACGTCGTCATGGCGGACGCCATCCGGGTGCGCTGACGTGACGGAGCGAGGCCTCGAACGGGTGCAGCGTTCCTGGCCGTGGCGGGCGCGGTGGTGTTGGACCGCGCTCGCCGTGCTCGGCGTCGGATGCTCCGGCCGGTGTGGCGGAGCGTCGGGCGCCGGGCCGCTGTCGAAGGAGGAGGCGCGCGCCATTCCGGGCGCGGTGGTCTTCCTGTCGGAGCGGGCGGGACAGAAGGATGTGTGGCAGGTGAGCCCTGACGGGGCGGAGACCCAAATCACCCGAGGGCCGGAGGACGACTACCCCGGGCCGGTGTCTCCCGATGGGAAGTCGTTGCTGGTGGTGGCCGTGCGCGAGGTGGACGGGTTGCAGTTCCAGCAGCTTCGCGTCCAGCCCCTCGCGGGAGGCGACGCGGTGCCGCTGCATGCGCCCCGGGCGCGGGCTCGCAACGCGGTCTGGGCACCGGACGGCTCATGGCTGTCGGCGGAGTCGGATGCCCAGGGCTTCAGCGACGTGGTGCGCCTGGAGCCGCGCGCGGACGTTCCGGAGGTGCGCCTGACGCAGGTGAAGGAAGGGTGCTTCGAGCCCTCCATCTCACCCGACGGCCAGGAGGTGGCCTTCGTGTGCAGCCGCGAGGGCGACCCTGAAATCTACGTGGCGAAGGCGGACGGCACGAACGAGCGACGGCTCACCGCGTTCCATCGCGAGGACCGTGCTCCGATGTGGAGTCCGGATGGGAAGTGGATTGTCTTCATCAGCGACCGGGAGAGCCGGGAGCGGCTGTATCTGATTCGGCCGGATGGCTCGGACCTGCGAGCGGTGTCGGGAGAGTCCTTCTCCGGCGATGAGCGTGAGCCTGTCTTCAGCCCCGACGGGAAGCACCTCGTGTACGTGAGCCGGGAGCCGGAGGCCCGCGCGCGGCTGTGGCGTGTGCCCGTGGAGGGCGGTGTGCCGGTGGCGCTGACGGATGGTCAGCGGCGCGACGACATGCCGGCCTGGAGTCCGGACGGGAAGTACCTGGCCTTCGTGTCGGAGCGCGAGGGCAACACGGACGTGTACCTCATGCGCGCCGACGGCAGCGGCCAGACGCGGCTCACCACCGCGAAGGAGCCGGACTGGTTGCCGCGCTGGGTGGCGCGCCGCTAGCCCGGGCTTGCGAGGGCGCGAGCCTGTCGGCCTGGACTCCCTCCGTCGTGGGGGAGTCCGGGCGGACGTCACTCGATGGGCGGATGGAGGCCGGGGTGGAGGGTGAACATCAGGCCCAATCCCGGTGCGGTGACCACGTTGCGAGGCACGGCGTCCTCCTCGCCCTCCACGCTCACGTGGAAGGACTCCACGGCGAGCCCGGTGTGGACGTAGACGAACAGCCCCTCCTCGGAGGTGCCCTCCTGGTTGACGCTGCCCAGGTCCGCTGACGGGTAGTAGATGCGGTCGGCGAGCTCGGTCCGACTCGGCGCCACGCGCACGCCCGCGCGAGGCCGCCCGTTCTCATCCACCACGCGGCCCAGCGCGAAGCCCGCCTCGCGGAGGGTCCGCGCCCGGTTCTCGGTGTGGCCCAGC
This window contains:
- a CDS encoding TIGR02265 family protein; translation: MPSNKAELAARLAATQPGDAVRGLFFKAVFSLIQQKAGLAALEKVRVGELAKDYSDLRTYSVREFLNLLYVAADALEQEMGTEDAVYHACGESNVTRYSTGPGMLIFGIISRGDPQKLFSGAQMGYSAAVTYGTREYVTTGPKSGTLRVRRDMLPPAYHEGILTGALKVLGLKGTAKAHPQGIDRVDYDITWE
- a CDS encoding tolB protein precursor protein, producing MLGVGCSGRCGGASGAGPLSKEEARAIPGAVVFLSERAGQKDVWQVSPDGAETQITRGPEDDYPGPVSPDGKSLLVVAVREVDGLQFQQLRVQPLAGGDAVPLHAPRARARNAVWAPDGSWLSAESDAQGFSDVVRLEPRADVPEVRLTQVKEGCFEPSISPDGQEVAFVCSREGDPEIYVAKADGTNERRLTAFHREDRAPMWSPDGKWIVFISDRESRERLYLIRPDGSDLRAVSGESFSGDEREPVFSPDGKHLVYVSREPEARARLWRVPVEGGVPVALTDGQRRDDMPAWSPDGKYLAFVSEREGNTDVYLMRADGSGQTRLTTAKEPDWLPRWVARR
- a CDS encoding metallophosphoesterase, with the protein product MRLFGIGDTHLPSTRQKDMQRFGWMDHPLPLQRAWDERVRPEDVVIVAGDISWATRPHEVMDDLAWLDARPGRKVLVRGNHDYWWGDSASKLRKLLEPFRTLEAFLHNSAAVMGPWVIAGTRLWTAPEAPPMPGGEMGDEPMELGYVERETRRLATSIEDAKKKEAASPTPLVRVAAVHFPPLYANEKATAFSAPIEAFQPKVCVYGHLHSTGIPAGFTGERAGVRYVLASCDAAGFAPVLLDEVVPPLSP
- a CDS encoding N-acetylmuramoyl-L-alanine amidase, whose amino-acid sequence is MHVLSKTFAATAAALALSACGPQPQQETPPPEAPPAAEAPAQTAEDIAAEAHDAARRTPEELDALFAQAAREFDVPVSLLKAISYVETRFEHIQGEEEFEGRPAAFGLMALRGDKLTDGAALAGVSVAAVRDEPLANLRAGAALLSKYATEEGFDRKDLGAWATAVVKLSDITDAEAQASYIHNEVYSALREGAGAFTPRGKVAVSLEGSKVEAKFALPKLQAGLAALAPDYAPAIWRPSPNYNARPSGTNVSMIIIHTCEGGYSGCWGWLTNSAAGVSAHYVVNESGSEVSQLVRESDRAWHVGASYSCSLNGNVDCGLNGTSVNHFSVGIEHGGYASQASFPAGQIDTSAKLSCDISKGQGITRDSYHIVAHGRLQPSSRTDPGPNWPWSSYISKIKSYCGDGGSTGTIVVDSHNANNDSAKARTDVPASWASGTSAGYYGSGYYYASTQPISEPVVFNFYMPAAGTRTIDAWWVSGTNRSPSAPFIITHSGGNSTVTVNQQANGSTWNALGTYSFPAGWNKVQLSRWATEGYVVMADAIRVR
- a CDS encoding potassium transporter Kup is translated as MKDTSTGAPSGEAVREGPDTFKRTALLALGALGIVYGDIGTSPLYALRECFTGPHGIAPTPTNVLGVLSLIFWTLLIIVSVKYLIFVMRADNRGEGGILALMALAMQRQRGQSAPVARPVLITLGIFGAALLYGDGLITPAITVLSAVEGLSVATPVFEPFIVPITLAILTMLFVVQRHGTARIGSLFGPVMCVWFFTLAALGVKELVHNPAVLSALSPVHGVMLLVHNGWHGFLVLGGVFLVVTGCEALYADMGHFGWKPIRWAWFGVVLPSLMLNYLGQGALLLRDASAARNPFYLLAPSWMLYPLVALSAVAGIIASQALISGAFSLTRQAMQLGYSPRMEVVHTSAEEMGQIYLPGINWALMVGVFTLVVTFRSSSALASAYGIAVSTTMVITSIMAYVVARERWGVSRAVAIPVAGLFLTVELALFSANAMKLADGGWFPLLLAVVIFTLMTTWKRGRAILAAKLRASSIPLKELLGSFGDHPPLRVSGTAIFMTGNAEGTPPALLHNLKHNKVLHEQVVLLTILSEDVPHVPGAERVVVEPLEQGFVRVVATYGFMENPSIPDVLKRCREKGLQFQLMGTSFFLGRETLIPTKRPGMAVWREALFSWMSRNARSATAYFRIPPNRVVELGSQVEL